The Deltaproteobacteria bacterium DNA segment CCATAGACGCAATAGCTTGAAATAGCAAGAAATTTAAGCTTAAAACAGCGATTTATATGTCAGATTCGGATGCGCTCCGCGAGGATTTATCGTGAGGCCATCGAGGAGCCAGCCGAGCTGTTGCGGGGTGACGTTCATGACCCCGGCCGCGTGCTCCGGCCAGCAGAAACGATGCTTCTCAAGACGCTTGAACCAGAGGCAGAAGCCGTTGCGGTCCCAATACAGAACCTTGAGCGCATTACGTTTGCGGTTACAGAAGACGAAAAGGTG contains these protein-coding regions:
- a CDS encoding transposase codes for the protein MLRMPATKVYLAPGVTDMRAGIDRLSMTVQGILDMDPFSGHLFVFCNRKRNALKVLYWDRNGFCLWFKRLEKHRFCWPEHAAGVMNVTPQQLGWLLDGLTINPRGAHPNLTYKSLF